Genomic window (Notolabrus celidotus isolate fNotCel1 chromosome 15, fNotCel1.pri, whole genome shotgun sequence):
TGGTGTCCAGAGAGTTTGCTGATGCAAGGGAGAATCGCCCCGATGCACGTTCAGCGATGAACCGCCATAACAATGAGGCTGGAAGAATAGTGAGTTCCctgaaaaggttttttttgctCTTATGTGGGTGAACCTATTTTTTCATATGTGTGAttaacaaatatttttcatCTGCAGTCCCTCAATGACAACATGTTCCTAAAGTGTAAGTGCCATGGACTCTCGGGCAGCTGCGAGGTCAAGACCTGCTGGTGGTCTCAGCCAGACTTCAGAGCGATTGGCGACTACATGAAGGATAAGTACGACAGTGCATCCGAGATGGTGGTGGAGAAACATAAAGAGTCCAGAGGATGGGTGGAGACCCTGAGACCCAAGTACAACTACTTCAAACCCCCCACTGAGCGCGACCTTGTTTATTATGAAAGCTCGCCCAATTTTTGTGATCCTAATCCTGAGACTGGTTCCTTTGGCACTCGTGATCGAATCTGCAACCTGACGTCCCACGGCATAGACGGGTGTGACCTCCTGTGTTGCGGGAGAGGTCACAACACCAGGACTgagaagagaaaggagaagTGTCACTGTATTTTCCACTGGTGCTGCTATGTCAGCTGtcaggagtgtgtgagagtctatgatgtacacacatgcaaataAGGACACCTGGTTCCCTTCTTCACCCACCAAAATGTAAAGACTTCAGTGGGTAGGTGAACGAATGCAGCAACTTACTACGAGACATGAGACACTGTGAAGCAGACTGACCTATCCATGGACTCCAGTGGCAGACTGAGCACGTGTTTTGTGCTTTGATGCTAGAAAAGTCAACTGAAACAGTTGAGTAGACTTTAACATCACGATGCATCATTCAGATAAACCCTGGTGACCCGAGAATGATGTAGATACATCTAGTGATGGTGAAAGAGTTTTCATGTACTGACTTAGGAAAGGAGAACTGTCGGCTAATTGACAAACACCATATtggtgattttttatttttttctgtgttccCAGTAGTTACTTTTCTTGAGAATAGTAAAGCACTGCTTGTGTATCATTTTTATGGGGCAAAGAATGAAAAACTTACATTTTTTAGGTattttatcatctttttttgCCACAAAAAACTAATAAGGAATTTACATGACACTCAAAAGCATGCATTCTCCTCAACAttaagtttgtatgtttgtatctGAAAACTAACATTATCATTGTGTGTATGACTTTTTATAGTGTTAATATGTCTGGGTAAGAATGCACTTGCACCTGAGTGAATGTAGTTTTTATGCTGCAACGTGTTTACGAATTCTCACAGTCTTAAGCTAACGAGTTAATATCTGCTTTACATGACTAACTTTATTTTAAGAGTAGACATGAGCCACATCAAGTGATCATCTGcaaaacaataacacacaaaGTACGCACGTTTTCAGAAGCACATGAATTCCCATGGAGCAACTACATTGAGAGTTATGAccaaagacaagacaagaaaaGTAAACCTGTGGTGGTCAGAGAGCTGCAAACAAATCTGAAAGGTCAGCACTTGTGTCCCGTTGAGAAATATGAagcatgttctccttgtttttATCAGTATTAACATGTGACTGGGTGCTGGGAAAGCTGTTATTTATAAAAAGGGATATTCccactttgttttgttgcatttgcatacatatgatagtctttattttaaatttgtggaACTAGAGATACATTCTGAACTCCTGGTGAACTAAAACACAATTTGCAAACAATCCGCAAACTAAGCTGTATCATATAAGCTCTGTATAATGCAGTATAATTTGCAGTTAAGTTAAATAGATGATGTGCAGGTAATGATTCTCAGCTGTGGCTTCTTGTGCTAACCAAACTTAACAACCAGCAGCATCACTGAAACTATCAATACTTCTCTTATTGTCATGCTGCTAAGTAAAGATAatatttgtgtgagtgtgtgtttaagttcTTACATACAATATGTCTTTGTGGAtatgttttttatgtatattCTTGCATGTATTGATTCTTTCTGTGAAAGAAatctattatatatatatatatagtctggaaaagaaaatgtgaagtttCAACTAATTCTTGCAAACAGTTACTCCCATTTTAACCCGATAGACCAAATTAGACTTCATGTTATCTTAGCTTTGGTTTTGTAGTGTGCTAAACATCAGGGCGAAATTATCCATGTTGTTCTCCCTTAGTttgagaaaaatacaacacagtatttatttatttggaaagTGAAAAACTACTGAAAGCTGAGACGAGACGTCCAGACAGGTGACATGACTTTgatgaaaagtgtgtgtgccaTTTCACTGATTGACTCAAATGTTGAGAGAGATGTTGAATTATTGTTTACAGCCAATGTAAGGAAATGTCTCAGGCCTGTAGATCTGTCAGATTTGAATCAAAATTGCCCATCTTTGAGTCAACATCTAAATGAGCAGCCCTATCCAGCTTCACACATTGAGACATCTTCAATAAAGTACACAGCAACCATTATCAGTACAAGAGTTTTTATCTTGCATTTATTACTGTACACTTTATATGTGAGTGATTGTTTGTGTGAACACTTTGCCTTTGGTCTAATTCTTTGTTAAGTCTTTAAATCCAAAGTTTTGTACAAagtagtttttgtgtttttattgctttctaaaatttgatgttttttataattatttatttcatgctATGTAAATAGTAGTAAGTAAAAGTatatatttgcagaaatgcatgtttttaaacAGTGTTGTGACTTGTAACACTGTagcctttttacctcatctttgttttttcactgaCTGCACACAGGCACCGTTTGTCCTACTGCCTGTCGTAGATTTCTAAAGTTAACTCTGTAACACCAAAATAAAGCGACATAAACAACCAAACTTTCTGTTCCTTTTGACTTTGACTGATCTTAATcagtttttttgtgtctgtgtctttacACACCAGATGCTTATGACAGGCTTCTTTGAAACAACACGCGCCAAATCAATGCCGTGGCTGTCTCAAATCCTGGCGATTGTCATCAGGTCATAAGTTTTGTATCAAAAGGCTTGTGTGGCTTGAAGGCAAAAAGAAATTAATCTTTTTGATAGAGTGTGAAGATGGCAAATGATGAAGAGTTATCCTTGTAAATTTCATTTAACTGCAAGTGCTAGTTAGCCAGCTTTGTTAAAATTAAGTTAACTACTTTGTATCATTGAATAAATGAAAGGAAACTTAGAATTTTCTATTAAAGCGCTCTGATTCTGATCCACCCTTACTCTTTACTATTATTCGCTTTGACAGAATCTTAAAGTAAATCAATAGAAGTGTATATAAGGAGGCCAACAGTTCAGTATAATGTGATATTTAAAAATGCCACTACAACAATATTTatgtctgaaatgtttaaaaaaaacttaagaaTGAAGACAAAATAATGTTGCGCCTCTCTGAGGGTTCCtctcatctgtgcatgtgttgtgtATTTCTACACTAATAATAGAGTTTTATCCAATAAACACAATAGGTTGCGGAATGTGATCTGACACTActaacagagaagaagaacaagtgcAGGCTAGGATAGGCTAGAATGTAAACATTGGATCATTGTTGGAGATATTTTTCACTGTCTTCAAGGACGATAACACAGTTGCCATTTGCAAAACGTGTCGCAAGCATTTTGAGAGGACAAGAAAAGGCCTTAAATTTTAACCCAACGTTTCCTTGAAGTCACCTTAAAAGTCATTATTGCGAAGAAGATGTATTGATAAAATACAAAGCAGTCGTAGATGCAGCTAGCGTTAGcaccaataaaacaacaagtgtcATAAAGCAGGTTTGAGAACTGCATACAGTTTACTAGAGACAACCTGAAGCTAAAGCAACAAATGACAAAATCACTGAATTTACAGCAATCCATGACACAACTTTTCAGAAGTAGACCAAGGATTTTGCCAGCTAATGGGGTCTGTGAAACAGTACCCCAGGTCACCACAACTATGCAGATGTATCTCTTCCTGCCCTGTATGATGGGATATCGACACATATTCACAGTCTGAGTGACAACAATATCAGAAACATACGTTAGTTATGTGAGTATGCTTAGTTGATGGCCCACTGGCTGGATGAAGACGGGACCATGAAAAAGACTTTGAAATTGATACCATGTATCCCAACTATCTTGTAAAATCTGAACAAATATCTAAAGCTTAGAATGAAATAATGTCAAGAATATGTCAGCTGGCTCAAAAGCTGAATGTTCACAAGGAGGAAAGATTGAGCTGTTGCTATGTAAGATCCAGTGGTTTTAAAACTTAGTCAGAAGTATTGCTTGTCTTTGCATCTGATCCTGATCCACTCAAAAAACATGACTCCTTGTTAATCCCAATTGAAGCCTTTTCATCTGAAATGTGAAAATCTGCCATTTTTCTGTAATCTCAAGAGCAAACACTCtaaaaaaacatatcaaatCTAACCTCGTTTATGGGACGTTTATGACCTTGTGATATCTTTGACAGTTTCCATGATGTTGAATAAGCGGTGAAGTCAAGTTGTAACCATATCCCTCATAAAGAAACATTTGCATCACACTGCGCGACATAACTTGAACCCTTTTCAATGACAAACTTGTTGGTACAGAGGAAATAACTTTGTTATTGCCATGTTTAATAGCTGAGGGTCACTGAATGAGTTGCATTACTGCCTGTCTGCAGATGGTGCCTCTTTGAGAGACACTGTTGTAACCTATCACAGATAATACTGAtgctttcctttgttttcttcGGTTTAAAACGAAACATCTAATCACAGTCACACATTTAGAGTGGTCCAGTTGTCTGTCTCGAAGATCAGCAGCAAACACGGCCTGCGGATTTGTCAAAGGAcgaaagaagcagaaaataaagCTCGACTAATAATTTGATTCCTTTGAGCGACCGCAGAAGCCAGCTGTGCTTTTTGGAGAAAcaataataacagaaaaaatCTCAGTGATGAGAGTTGAGAAAAAGATGGAGCTTTGTTGTTGGAGAGAAAGACCAGATCTCAAGATAGATTAGGGTTTGGATGTGAATAGAGCCCACTGGTGCTCCGGCTCAGCCACTGGACCCCCGATAGTCTTTGAGCCCCGCAACAATGTCACCACCAGAGGCCAGGTCTCGCTGCTATCTAACCCCATTATCTCACAGAAAGATTGATACACACCCCCTCCAGAGTGGAAGCAACACAAAAGTGATACCCTTCCGTTCTCATTCATGTGGATTCCTTAGTCTGCCAGTCCCTACATCAAACTATACTTTAAGCCGTCTTACACTGTTTTTTCCCAAAGTCTGAACCTCATTACTTGGGTTTTCTTACTTTCCCAGGCATACATTGAAATGAAATGGTATTTAAACCCTGCTTTATGATGGGAAATTAATAAGGAACTGTTAAGACTCCAGCCAGGTTCAGGTTTGGTTTAGAGACTGACTGGAAGGCTGCAGCAGCTCATTCCACACCTCAACCTTTGACCCTTTTCACACCATGTGAATGGAAGAGAACAAGtacaaaacatgaaacagatCACAGGATGAACAGAAACTCCGGCCCTGCAGCAACGCCGTCTTTTTGGATGAAGGAAATGGGCCCTTCCCTGCAGCCAGACCCACCTAGCAGCTTTGTCACCCAAGTGAGATGAACATTGTTAGCAGATAGTTGCCAGAGGAGACTATGGCAGCTCCACTGAGAGGGATGGCATCCTGACTGTGAGAACTTTGACACGACCAGACTGCTAGAGGTACCACCCAATAACCATATAAATGAGAGACAATGGGCCTAATTGCAATCagtgtcctcttttttttattttatgtcctGAGTTTCACCCTGACATTCACAGGAGACCCCTGCATGCATTTCAATAAAGCCATGTTGTTGTGGGGCAGAGCAGAGGGACATTTATACAGTGGAGTGGTGCAAAGGCGCAAACTCAGCAGACACGATGCAAATCCTCCCACAGAAGTCACACTTTGGTTACAGCCAGCTTCTGTTTCACTTTACTTCAGACCTTTTGATGTTTGGTTGAACATACAATTCCCTCATGGCAAACATGCAAGCTTTGAGGTTATTTAATTCATGTTATGTTAAGTTTTAAGTTCTATTACTATGCAAGGGTTTGATATACATGGCTGTAATTTCCAGTATTAGACATGCTTCAAAGTGTTGGGCATACACTTAAGCTTTAAAGATTTTGTCTCTCAAAGCTTCTCTTGTCTATAGATCATACACACTAAAGGTGACAGGCTAAAGACTGGACTCCAGTGTGTGGGCATTTTATTATGTAACTAACTTTGAAGCTTGCCTTTTGAtgttttgaagttcctctgtcTGAAATTAGATCAATCCCCTCAGGTTTTGTGCATGTCTTTCACACATCATACCATCCAGATCGCAAAAatatttctgttgtttgaatatcactttaaaaataCTCTTGTAACAGTCTAATTTGAGGAACTGACGCATGTGATTCCTGCTCTAACTCCCCTCCCTGTGTTGAAATGACATTATTTTTACACAGCTTTATAATAGCCTGTAAGTGATGACATTTCGCACATCTattttctaaataaatacatcctAACAGCACTCACACCTTCTTCCAACACTTCAGCCACTAAATTCTAACTAAAGATTTACCAATGTGTTGTTTATCACACGGTCCCGATCACTTTCTACTGCTTTGGGAAGACAATTACACACAGCAGACTACTAATCTAGAGAACTCTGTACtctgataaaaaataaagctttCTCTAACGGCTGTGTTGAAACATCGTAACATCTGCAGCCATCATGGCATTCATTATGTTTTCCCTTTTACAGCCAGGGAGGGAAACGTGCGAACTATGTCACCCGCCTTGAATAAGGATGATGGGTTATCTGCAAGATTTCTAAAGAGGCTCGCCATCATCAGAAGAGATGTGACACCTGTAAAGCAGCCTTATCCCCTTTTGAAGTGCCTGTTTGTATTGTTGAAGCCAACAAAGGAATTTTGCCACCTCTGTACTTACAAGAGAACATTAGTCAAACTGGGGAGATAacaaggaggggaggaggggtgatATGGGAGACATACTAATGCagtctgcaggtgtgtgtgtgtccattagATTTCCACACTGGTGGTTCAGCTTAAGAGGAGTCCTCTGTGTTCATGTATACAGCTGTAAGGTGTGGTCTGGTattggtggtgttggtggtggttgtggtgaggtGGCTGGAGCTTTTCAAAGGAGGCATCCTCTAGATCAGTGGGGGCTGGGGTTGTAGTTGGGAGGTGGAAGCAGACATGATCACTCAGTCACCTTTTCACCTCTCTGTAactcaaagcagttcagcaagTAGGATGAGTGTGTAGATTTTTGTCCAGGAGCAGCTTCAGTCAGTTTCACTCGTTTAATTCTCACCCCTTTGGTGGGGCCCATATATACTGGAGATTATTTTTGCACTTGTGGAAAAGTAAATTGCAATTTTGGTATATTGCTTTGGGGGATCATACTAGTGTACTTTTATTATGTTTCTTATCTTATAAAGGAGAAACAATAAACTTAcaagtatttatttatagaCATGGCCAGTCAGAAAACTTTTAGGGCCTAAGATGTGATTTTGCTTTATGGCCCCCTTAACAAGGGGGGCAAAGATCAATTACTTTTTTTCAGACAGGGTCAATTTTGTAGTTGGACTAAGCTTAAAAAAGTCTGACCCAAATATCAGTGCAGATGTAAGTATACGCAATATTGGAAAAATATTGGGATTCTGCCATAACAAAGACACTTTGTTTGGCACATAACCCATAACTGTTTTTTCACCTGCAGCACAAGGATCATCAATGGGATCgacttttttaacattaaccAAATGACATAGCAAAATTGACCCCATCTGTagcggttgatagcctagcttctgtgcAAGATCTCTGCCCACTTCCACAACACAGGGGCCAAGCTAACTAGCAtaccctgtgggtaatacattGACTATTGACAATTACCTCGTAACAACCTCGTACAACCCCCATTCAAAACCACTCTATGCCTTTAACTATATTGCTAATATGATCATATTACCAGCTTATTTgaatttcagttttcagtcatCTAATACACTTTGATGTGTATGGAAGATGCATGTCCAAATTCAGCCCCAATATTGTGGACATGTCCTGAGCGAATAAGATTGGGTATATCAATTACAAGGTGGCAAGCAGGGAAGAGGAGTGGGGTTATCATTAGCAGGGACTGGCGCTGGCCTCTGGTAGTTCCAGTAATTACCTCACAAAGGGTGGTGCTTGCCTTCCCACTGCTTTTCCCACACTGCACTGCAGGCTCAGAATTCCAATCGGCCCCAGACCTGCAATCTCCTCGGTTTTAGACAGCAAATTACTGACAAGTCCCATTCTTCACAGCACTGTAATTGCTTTTTAGTGCTGTTTTTATTGAGGCAACCCCTACCCCCCTTTGCCCTTCCCTCAATAAAGCTAAGTCAGGGAAGGGGCGAGGGGTTAATATAGATAGCATTAGTCCCTAATTGGAAGGTCTTGGACCCCAGGAAAGTTTAATACAAGTCCTGTCAGTTTTTAAATCAGAGCTGTTCTTGGGtgggaaaaactgcatttctatATTTGATCCACTGTTCTgtgatgtaaaaatgtgtttcctttCATATCTTTGCTTAATTAGTTCCATCTTGATATCAAAATCTGTGTAAACTCTGCAATAATGCTTCTGCATGCGTCTGCCTCGGCAAAGTGATATCATCATGGCTCTTCACATCTCAAACAAAGAGCAGCACTGAGCATCTTGGCCAACCAACGACTTTAATCACTTTGTGTTGTCTTTCCCACCCCTGCGCTTACTCTCTCAATCTACTACTTTGTGGAAATCATTAGTCTCCATGTCAATACAAGCTCAGAGCAGAGAAAACATCTCATTATGGGACTTAAAGAGATCCGTAGCATTCTTGGCTCAGTCAAGCTGTTCTTCCTTTCTTCAATATAGTTACTTTGCTTTCAATGAGAGGAGGAATTCTCAACGTTCCAATGCCGGACAACCAAACAGTGTCCATTTGAAATGAGCAAAAGAGAAGAATGGAAAATGGCTGAGGGATTAGAGGATCTAAACAGGATAAAGAGACAGGAGATTCTTGGTGGTGATCTAGTTTAGTTTGAAACATGTAGGGTCTTAACAGGGATTTGAGACTTAAGAATTCATTGTGTACCATTATTTCCATCCTGTGCAGCTTCAGGTAAATTGCTTGCCACCCTGTGGCCTTTACAAGCCCACAGTTCTTCCCATCTTTATATATGTTTAAGTGCACTCTAAATATTTAATTTCCTTGTGACAAACTGAGCTATCAATCCCTTTATTCAAATGTATAACCATGTCCAGGTTGTTTCCCAGATTTGTCTCCATAATTGATTCAAAAAAATGCATTGGCTTTTACAAGTTATATAAAAAATGGCATCCAattcctttttgtctttatacatttttatacaaAAGTTAGTCCAACAGTAATCTGGTTGAACAACAAGCCTTCCATGAGCATTGAAATAGAGTAAACAGCAATGGGAAACATACGTCAATTCTAGAACCAAGTCATAGCTGTGCTGGTATTCAGTATAACAGCACTCCCTCTTGTGTTTTGCTTGATTTCCCATGGTAAATAAGTTCTAAAGAGGTTTTCTTAGCTTTGACTTACTGTGCCTTGTCTTGGTTTTACCATCTTTATATCTAATACAAAATTAGGATGACCAAGGAGTTTGATTGGACAAGAGGCATTTCATGAGAGTAAAAGAGTACAACAGCACTCAGAGTTTGGACTTAATCACTCATCCTTAGGTGTTCCAAACACtgtaaattaatgttaaagcaCAGAGTCCCTGCTGGATTTATGAAGCTGGTACCTCAGAACCATGCAGGCCACCAAAGCCTCTTTACAGTCTCTTCTGCTTTATAGATATATTTTCAAATAGCTGAATCACAGCCATACTGATATTTAGTATAGCAGTACTAAATATAATGTGACTATTTTTAACTACTTGAATTGTATGAGAGGTATAGaaaggtttttattcttttacttgaaacaaaaaataataatacagaagaagaatatcacaaaaaagagacagaatgtAAATCTAAGTCCAACTTGGTTTAAATGTTGAAGAATGCTCCTTTTTTCTGCCTGTGCAGCAAACGTGACTACATCCGGGCTTTATTGTCAGGGTGCCCCTAGGGCAGCAACCTGCAATTGACTCGGGTAGCAGCCTAATTCTCCTGCGCCTTTATGTGTCCATCTCCTTGTCAGTCTGAGCAGGTTGACACCTCTGACCCcatcaggggtgtcaaataGCTTGTCAGAGGCCTTCAATAATGTACTATGACAAGCCCTCTAATGCATTACCACACGAGTTCCAGCCAAAAATGAGAGGCTGCAGCCTTCCTTGCCTCAAGGCAGACAGGTGCACCATCaagcaacacacacatgcacacacatgcacacacacacacacacacacacacacacacacacacacacacacacacacacacacacacacacacacacacacacacacacacacacacaaagaagaccTCCCTATCAAAGTAATGATCAACAAAGGTGTATGACCCTgcttaaatgttgaatatttatAGAAACATGGCTGAGGTCAAGTTCTGCCATGATATTAAGTAGAAAAGATGAACCGTCAAAATGATCAACATGTTTTCTGGCCTGGggtacacacacatttgtatGCAGTGTTCTAAATGCCTCCAAATTCATTATTCAATCACTTTACTTTAGGATTATCTTTGAGGGGCTTACATAACCTAAGAGAGATCAGTTGTCAGTAGCAATAAAAAACACCTACCTGGACCACCTTGGGAGCATGTTAGGCCTGTCACCATCAGGACCTCTCCAAAGGGCCCACAGGGCCACTTACAATTAACCTGTCAATGTCATTGATGCCTGAATGTTGGAGAAATAAGAAGAGACTGTGTTACAAATCACTTGGCATCAATGTGACAAGTGAAAGATTCCAAATGCCAAATCTGGACACCTACCTGGTTTAGATGCCATAGATTTTGGTTGGTGCTGGTTGTCCTCAAGGCCCTGCTTCGACATGCTGTGCATTCCAACCAATTATCTACCCCAAGGTGCAACAGGTTCACACTTTAATCTTTGATGCCTCCTCCAATGGGATATAGCTGGATTTAAAAAAGGGAACAGGGGTGGGACAACCCTTAAAAATCTGTATACACAGCAAACATGAATCAACTTCAAACCAACCCAGGGAGGGAAACAAAAAAGTCTTTCAAAGAAATACTTTTATCCTCACCATTGTTTCATCTTGCAATGGCTCGTCATAGCCCATGTGGATGCTTGAAGCAACTTTCAAAGACAGAGCATCTGATTTCGCTTCAAGTGTTGCATCCGTAGAGATGTGCTTTGGGTTCACAGGAGGTAGTGAATCTCCTGCTAAATGTAGGTCATTGAAAGGGTGCTGAGAACTTGGAAAAATCGCGTGGTAACCTCACACACCCCCAAACAAGTCATCCTTTTACCAGGAAATCCAGTTCCCTGGCACGGACGTTGTGTTCTATGCGTACCCTGCAAGCCAGCAATTCCGATTCTTAATGCAACCCCCACCCACGCCAGAGGCCCCCATGTTCTTTCTAAGGAAGTGCGTCCTTGTAGAGCTTGTCCCAACCATCTGTTACGGATGTCCCGGAACATCTCCCATCAACACCAATGGATTCCACAAATTCGAGACAAGTTGTAATTGGAGGAGTGAGATGGTCACATaggaatattttttttcccattacCTTTGCAGAAGCTCAAGTGTTTACTGTAAGAGATCAATTGTTTCAGTAGTACATTttgggattttattttaaatatgaataaacaAGCAGGGGCATGGCTCCTAAACTTTCTCTAATTGCTCATCATTATGCATTGCATATAGTTTTCATCTCCTTTCAACTTGATCACTTCTTTTCTATAGACTGTGCTGTTGACGTACATGAGAACAATCATCACGTGATTATGACTCAATACGGAAGCTCAACATTTCCGCGTCTACCCGGGCGGAGTACAAAATATTATGCAAATCCCCTTAACGACCTTTTCAAGCTTCCAACAATCACCATACAAAAGTGATTGGCAGCCGACACTGGTGCACATTTATC
Coding sequences:
- the wnt3a gene encoding protein Wnt-3a, whose product is MSAHVGFLLEKFCETLRMIYLGCFLLLCGLTHVMASYPIWWSLAVGHQYSSLGTQPILCGSIPGLVPKQLRFCRNYVEIMPSVAEGVKIGIQECQHQFRGRRWNCTTVNDNLAIFGPVLDKATRESAFVHAIASAGVAFAVTRACAEGSATICGCDTRHKGPPGEGWKWGGCSEDVEFGSMVSREFADARENRPDARSAMNRHNNEAGRISLNDNMFLKCKCHGLSGSCEVKTCWWSQPDFRAIGDYMKDKYDSASEMVVEKHKESRGWVETLRPKYNYFKPPTERDLVYYESSPNFCDPNPETGSFGTRDRICNLTSHGIDGCDLLCCGRGHNTRTEKRKEKCHCIFHWCCYVSCQECVRVYDVHTCK